One segment of Choristoneura fumiferana chromosome 26, NRCan_CFum_1, whole genome shotgun sequence DNA contains the following:
- the LOC141442913 gene encoding nose resistant to fluoxetine protein 6-like isoform X2 — translation MHSGLILTCFLSVSADNLFNYKLYKDVLDPEMCKLQVQSMSHEFYDASFRTPEGILDGNFASLGHYHQCLAINQDFPDSNIQGKYCLLRSHMTLPIIRIPTLAGVSVSEEKLTWTEMTLPPRLMKAYASQSLALAVCVPKTCTVDVMLAPYARNPVVNFNYSEEYCRLPNDRPFVAADYVAIFVFSLIALLTVFSTAYDLRHTLLLGKDPKQASELYRACSLYTNTRRLLAFKKPRPIDCLDGIRSLSILWIVLYHTYCTYFFYSNYVVNSLEAFEWSYKRHTMWIISDTVAVDSFFTLGGLLLAYSAANKMNRSSLLKNLHKFYMGRYIRLFPLLAAAVLLQASLIHRVSDGPNWHYMADRVELCRRYWWTALLHVQNIVNSFDMCLPQTWYLSVDMQLHIISPLVLYWVWGSRRIAYTALIVPIVGSLIVTLVICFRFNFITSRIALSANQQQIREHVLYYYQNTVTRSAPFFIGMLCGYVLHVYRGKKAKLPWWSLVTCYTLALVTLFYAIYIVHPSLQAGWKDHFSDNIHNSFRRVFWPLALCWLIFACIHGFGADTVRERRDVHGAGCFSGVCCD, via the exons TTTACGACGCAAGCTTCCGAACACCTGAAGGTATACTGGACGGGAACTTCGCCAGTCTAGGCCACTACCACCAATGCCTGGCCATAAACCAAGACTTCCCCGACAGCAACATCCAAGGGAAATATTGCTTGCTCCGCTCGCACATGACGCTACCTATCATCAGGATACCTACTTTAGCTGGTGTTTCGG TATCAGAAGAAAAGTTGACATGGACAGAAATGACGTTGCCTCCGCGTCTAATGAAGGCATACGCGTCCCAGTCTCTGGCGCTAGCCGTGTGTGTTCCCAAGACGTGTACCGTGGACGTCATGCTGGCGCCCTATGCCAGGAACCCTGTGGTCAATTTCAACTACAGTGAAGAGTACTGCCGGCTGCCGAATGACAGGCCCTTTGTTGCAGCTGATTATGTGGCGAT ATTTGTTTTCTCCCTGATCGCTCTGCTTACCGTCTTCAGCACAGCGTACGATCTACGCCATACGCTTTTGTTGGGAAAAG ACCCAAAGCAAGCCAGCGAGCTGTACCGCGCCTGTTCTCTGTACACCAACACGCGCCGGCTGCTGGCCTTCAAGAAGCCCCGGCCTATCGACTGCCTGGACGGCATCCGCTCCCTCTCGATCCTCTGGATTGTGTTGTACCACACATACTGCACTTACTTCTTCTACTCGAACTATGTGGTCAATAGTTTGGAAGCGTTTGAG TGGTCATACAAGAGGCATACCATGTGGATCATCTCAGACACGGTGGCGGTGGATTCGTTCTTCACTCTAGGCGGCTTGCTCCTTGCGTACAGTGCGGCCAACAAAATGAATAGAT CGTCCCTGCTAAAGAACCTGCACAAGTTCTACATGGGCCGTTACATCCGTCTGTTCCCGCTGCTGGCAGCCGCGGTGCTGCTCCAAGCGTCGCTCATACACCGGGTGTCTGACGGCCCCAACTGGCACTACATGGCAGATCGTGTGGAGCTCTGCCGCCGCTACTGGTGGACCGCACTGCTGCATGTGCAGAATATCGTCAATTCCTTTGACATG TGCCTTCCGCAGACCTGGTATTTGTCGGTGGACATGCAGTTGCACATCATTTCACCGCTGGTGCTGTACTGGGTGTGGGGCAGCCGCCGCATCGCCTACACTGCCCTCATCGTCCCCATCGTCGGCTCCCTCATAGTGACCTTAGTGATCTGCTTCAGATTCAACTTTATCACATCGCGCATAGCACTCAG TGCAAACCAACAACAGATACGCGAACACGTCCTCTACTATTACCAGAACACAGTCACGAGGTCGGCGCCGTTCTTCATCGGGATGCTCTGTGGCTACGTCCTGCATGTCTATAGAGGCAAGAAGGCGAAATTACCATGG TGGAGCCTGGTGACATGTTATACTCTAGCCTTGGTAACGTTGTTCTACGCGATCTACATAGTCCACCCGAGTCTGCAGGCGGGCTGGAAGGACCATTTCTCGGACAACATCCACAACTCGTTCAGGAGAGTGTTCTGGCCGCTGGCTCTCTGCTGGTTGATATTCGCTTGCATTCACGGGTTCGGAG CTGACACTGTTCGCGAGCGACGTGATGTACACGGTGCTGGTTGCTTCAGTGGCGTGTGTTGTGATTGA
- the LOC141442913 gene encoding nose resistant to fluoxetine protein 6-like isoform X1, with the protein MHSGLILTCFLSVSADNLFNYKLYKDVLDPEMCKLQVQSMSHEFYDASFRTPEGILDGNFASLGHYHQCLAINQDFPDSNIQGKYCLLRSHMTLPIIRIPTLAGVSVSEEKLTWTEMTLPPRLMKAYASQSLALAVCVPKTCTVDVMLAPYARNPVVNFNYSEEYCRLPNDRPFVAADYVAIFVFSLIALLTVFSTAYDLRHTLLLGKDPKQASELYRACSLYTNTRRLLAFKKPRPIDCLDGIRSLSILWIVLYHTYCTYFFYSNYVVNSLEAFEWSYKRHTMWIISDTVAVDSFFTLGGLLLAYSAANKMNRSSLLKNLHKFYMGRYIRLFPLLAAAVLLQASLIHRVSDGPNWHYMADRVELCRRYWWTALLHVQNIVNSFDMCLPQTWYLSVDMQLHIISPLVLYWVWGSRRIAYTALIVPIVGSLIVTLVICFRFNFITSRIALSANQQQIREHVLYYYQNTVTRSAPFFIGMLCGYVLHVYRGKKAKLPWWSLVTCYTLALVTLFYAIYIVHPSLQAGWKDHFSDNIHNSFRRVFWPLALCWLIFACIHGFGGPVNWFLSLRLWKFVGRVSYGMFLYHYMVQYTFAGAEVVPVYFNLETMLTLFASDVMYTVLVASVACVVIEEPFFTLQGLLLAGVFKPQQKQPAAESSPAADGTSSLESKSVPGKSSV; encoded by the exons TTTACGACGCAAGCTTCCGAACACCTGAAGGTATACTGGACGGGAACTTCGCCAGTCTAGGCCACTACCACCAATGCCTGGCCATAAACCAAGACTTCCCCGACAGCAACATCCAAGGGAAATATTGCTTGCTCCGCTCGCACATGACGCTACCTATCATCAGGATACCTACTTTAGCTGGTGTTTCGG TATCAGAAGAAAAGTTGACATGGACAGAAATGACGTTGCCTCCGCGTCTAATGAAGGCATACGCGTCCCAGTCTCTGGCGCTAGCCGTGTGTGTTCCCAAGACGTGTACCGTGGACGTCATGCTGGCGCCCTATGCCAGGAACCCTGTGGTCAATTTCAACTACAGTGAAGAGTACTGCCGGCTGCCGAATGACAGGCCCTTTGTTGCAGCTGATTATGTGGCGAT ATTTGTTTTCTCCCTGATCGCTCTGCTTACCGTCTTCAGCACAGCGTACGATCTACGCCATACGCTTTTGTTGGGAAAAG ACCCAAAGCAAGCCAGCGAGCTGTACCGCGCCTGTTCTCTGTACACCAACACGCGCCGGCTGCTGGCCTTCAAGAAGCCCCGGCCTATCGACTGCCTGGACGGCATCCGCTCCCTCTCGATCCTCTGGATTGTGTTGTACCACACATACTGCACTTACTTCTTCTACTCGAACTATGTGGTCAATAGTTTGGAAGCGTTTGAG TGGTCATACAAGAGGCATACCATGTGGATCATCTCAGACACGGTGGCGGTGGATTCGTTCTTCACTCTAGGCGGCTTGCTCCTTGCGTACAGTGCGGCCAACAAAATGAATAGAT CGTCCCTGCTAAAGAACCTGCACAAGTTCTACATGGGCCGTTACATCCGTCTGTTCCCGCTGCTGGCAGCCGCGGTGCTGCTCCAAGCGTCGCTCATACACCGGGTGTCTGACGGCCCCAACTGGCACTACATGGCAGATCGTGTGGAGCTCTGCCGCCGCTACTGGTGGACCGCACTGCTGCATGTGCAGAATATCGTCAATTCCTTTGACATG TGCCTTCCGCAGACCTGGTATTTGTCGGTGGACATGCAGTTGCACATCATTTCACCGCTGGTGCTGTACTGGGTGTGGGGCAGCCGCCGCATCGCCTACACTGCCCTCATCGTCCCCATCGTCGGCTCCCTCATAGTGACCTTAGTGATCTGCTTCAGATTCAACTTTATCACATCGCGCATAGCACTCAG TGCAAACCAACAACAGATACGCGAACACGTCCTCTACTATTACCAGAACACAGTCACGAGGTCGGCGCCGTTCTTCATCGGGATGCTCTGTGGCTACGTCCTGCATGTCTATAGAGGCAAGAAGGCGAAATTACCATGG TGGAGCCTGGTGACATGTTATACTCTAGCCTTGGTAACGTTGTTCTACGCGATCTACATAGTCCACCCGAGTCTGCAGGCGGGCTGGAAGGACCATTTCTCGGACAACATCCACAACTCGTTCAGGAGAGTGTTCTGGCCGCTGGCTCTCTGCTGGTTGATATTCGCTTGCATTCACGGGTTCGGAG GGCCCGTGAACTGGTTCCTGTCGCTCCGACTGTGGAAGTTCGTTGGGCGCGTCTCTTACGGCATGTTCCTGTACCACTACATGGTGCAGTACACATTCGCCGGCGCTGAGGTCGTGCCGGTCTACTTCAATTTAGAAACAATG CTGACACTGTTCGCGAGCGACGTGATGTACACGGTGCTGGTTGCTTCAGTGGCGTGTGTTGTGATTGAGGAGCCGTTCTTCACGCTGCAGGGATTACTCCTGGCAG GCGTTTTCAAGCCGCAACAAAAACAACCGGCAGCTGAAAGCAGTCCAGCAGCAGACGGCACCTCGTCTCTTGAATCCAAATCCGTACCAGGAAAATCATCTGTTTAG